From one Lotus japonicus ecotype B-129 chromosome 3, LjGifu_v1.2 genomic stretch:
- the LOC130746078 gene encoding ribosomal protein S19, mitochondrial-like: MRPTPMLRAISQQFLGIFGDTANAVAKKPPPPPPARKPAFIDAFLYKMKKNKDLLTNKTIWSRRSTILPEFVDTTVKIYNGKTTVRCKITEGKVGHKFGEFALTRKRKVKEHSNTKQVKQLKKKK, from the coding sequence ATGAGGCCTACGCCGATGCTTAGGGCGATTAGCCAGCAGTTTCTCGGAATTTTTGGCGACACGGCGAATGCTGTTGCTAAGAAACCGCCACCGCCTCCTCCCGCGCGCAAGCCGGCGTTTATAGATGCGTTCCTCTACAAGATGAAAAAGAACAAGGATCTTCTGACGAACAAGACTATTTGGTCGCGGAGATCCACTATCTTGCCGGAGTTTGTTGATACCACTGTCAAGATTTACAATGGGAAAACCACGGTTCGTTGTAAGATTACGGAGGGGAAAGTGGGTCATAAGTTTGGAGAGTTTGCTCTCACCAGGAAACGCAAAGTTAAAGAACACTCCAACACCAAGCAAGTTAAGCAGCTTAAGAAAAAGAAGTGA